The Saprospiraceae bacterium genome contains the following window.
GAAGTTGTAGGTTATCATCCCTTATGGATTAATCGGCATTTTTTAGAAAAGGCAAAGATGGTAAAAAATAAATTAGTAGTTGGGGATGCCGCCTTTTCTTTGTTATATGTCGATGTTAAGTACATGGATCTTCGTGCGCTTAAACGAATTTTAGAATTAGCCAAAGAAGGTTTAAAGGTTTGTATTAAACAACTACCCAATCAACCTGGTAAATCCAAATCAGGAGCGTATTCAAACCTGTTAAAGCAATTGTTAGCATTGAATGGGGTTTCAAAAAGTTTTGTGAAGTTAATAGATCATCCTGCCCTAATTCAAGGCGATAGCTTGCCAGAATATTGGTGTCGGACTACAAAAGATGGGACCCATTATTTATTTTTAGCGCAATGGGCTTCTAAAAATTTGCAGTATCCAATTTATTCTGGACAATCTCTGGCAACAGAATCTAAAAAAATGGACTTTAAATTAAACTTCAATGGAAAAACTCAAAAAACAAATATTGAGTTTAAACCTAATCAATCTGTCATGCTAAAAATCACTCCCAAGGGAAAAATTGAATTTGTTGATATTTCATTTTTACCAAAAACTCCTATTGTGCGACCTCGGGAAGTTCAGAAGATGTATTTTTAAAAATTCATTCTATTTATGATGACAGTCAAAGCAGCTCTCATTTAAATTGAAAATAGAAATGAAATTTATCACCTTTTCCTTGGAAAACTCCGTGAATTAGTTGGATGGTTGCGTAAACGACTTCAATACTGAATATAGCATGATTGGAAGAATCCGGAAAGGAAAAGAAAGAATCTAATCCAACCAACTCGGCGTCGACTTTACAGATACATCGATGACCGAACGAATCTGCAATTAGCGGATAGTTGTCCTAGCGGACATCGAAGAGAAGGAACCGGAACGGTTGGGAAGCAGAATGGGAGGATGAGCAATTGCACAAAGTCCAATTCTTAAAACCACCATCACAATCCAGCGCTTAAAACAAAGAAGGTATATTTCATTATCAGATCAATTGTCTTGTCCCCCAATAAACTGGACTAATTTGATTTTTATATTTAGTCCAGTTTATTGGGGGCTAAGACAGTTCGTACTGCGTGCGCAATGAAAACTTAGTTTTTATAGGCGGCCCTTCTGTCTGTTTATTTTGTTTTATTAAACATGTATCGAGCAATTTTCCATTCTCCGTCTACCTTTTCAAATACAAAAAGTTCTCTATTGGCTTCTGGTGCTTCAACTCCATTTGCAAGTATTTTAACTGATCCTTTTGAACTGGTTACTGCAAAAGCCATGTTTCCTTCTACTTCAATTTCTTCTATAAAAAACTCAATGTTCAATTGAATTTGAGAAAATACAAATTCATAGGATTTTAGAATTCCTTCTGAGCCTATTCCTGATGGTGCCTGTGTTGGCATGAATATTCCATCTTTAGTATAAAGAGATTGAGCTAATTTAGCATCTGAAGTGTTCAATGATTTTTTGTACTCACTTAGAAGTACCTCAATTTTTTGTTTTTCTTCTTTTATCATGATTTCTGTTTTTTCTTTAGTTGTTTCAACTGATTCTTGTTTTTGATTGCATGACACTATTATAGTGGCCGCAAAAAAATATAATGCTAACTGTTTCATATATAAATTAGTTTTGTTTAATCCAATCATTTAAAGAAGTATATTCTTCCGTTGCAATTTCTTTAGCCAATTGAATTTGTGTTTCCGAATTTGGCCCCATATAGCTGTGAGCTTCAAAATAAGCAAGCATTTGTGCTATTTCTCCAGCACCTTGAAAAAAGCTTGAGAATACTTCCATAGGAACTTGATTAAAGCTATATTCCTTCCCATTTGCTTTGAAAGTATCCAAAATATCATTGAAGCTTTTGAGTTCTGTGGCGAGTGATAAATAACTTCCATTTCCAACTTTTTCAGGATTTAAAAATGCACCTGCAACTACTTTCCCTAAGTCGTTGATATCCGACATATGAATTCCTTTTACAGTAGGATTAATAGGAAGTGTCCAACCTAAAGAACCGTCTTGTTGTGTTTGTGCAGCCATTTGTCCTGTTAGGTTTTGGAAATAGAAAGGAGCTTGTACAAATGTGTAGTTTTTGAATCCAGCGTTTTTCACCAGTTCGTCAACCTTTGCTTTAACTGTAAAATGTGGAACATCAAACTTGCCATTACTTATCTTTTCTACATTTGGAAGTGTTGACCATATAAAATGATTTACTCCTGCATCTTTAGCTGCTTGTATTGCTATTTTACCTTGTGCAATTTCGTCAGCGCCTTCCCAAAAATTAGTTACAACGAAAACGCCATGCGCATTTTTAAATGCCTCAGTTAACGATGCTAAGTCTGTAAGGTCAGCTTTTACAACCTCGTCAGCCTTACCACTGTATTTTTCTGGGTTTCTTGTAACTGCTCTGGCCTTGAAAGTGCCATTTTTAACTATTGAATTAATAACCCCTTTACCTTGTGAGCCCGTTGCGCCTATTACGGCAATAATTTTCTTTTCCATTTTCTTTGGCTTTTAAAATTGTTTGTCGATATTGACAAAACAAAGGTACGATGAATGAATTTCCCATGCCTATAAGGTAGTTTAAGAAATGCTCTTAATGTATATTAAGATTTTGCGATTTTTTTTCTAATAGTACTAAGAAACTCAGGGGTTACGCCCAGATA
Protein-coding sequences here:
- a CDS encoding SgcJ/EcaC family oxidoreductase, which translates into the protein MKQLALYFFAATIIVSCNQKQESVETTKEKTEIMIKEEKQKIEVLLSEYKKSLNTSDAKLAQSLYTKDGIFMPTQAPSGIGSEGILKSYEFVFSQIQLNIEFFIEEIEVEGNMAFAVTSSKGSVKILANGVEAPEANRELFVFEKVDGEWKIARYMFNKTK
- a CDS encoding NmrA/HSCARG family protein; its protein translation is MEKKIIAVIGATGSQGKGVINSIVKNGTFKARAVTRNPEKYSGKADEVVKADLTDLASLTEAFKNAHGVFVVTNFWEGADEIAQGKIAIQAAKDAGVNHFIWSTLPNVEKISNGKFDVPHFTVKAKVDELVKNAGFKNYTFVQAPFYFQNLTGQMAAQTQQDGSLGWTLPINPTVKGIHMSDINDLGKVVAGAFLNPEKVGNGSYLSLATELKSFNDILDTFKANGKEYSFNQVPMEVFSSFFQGAGEIAQMLAYFEAHSYMGPNSETQIQLAKEIATEEYTSLNDWIKQN